TTTCACGGATTTCCTTGACCCGAGTGCGGATTAGTACGCCATTCGTACCAATCAACATGATTTCATCTTCCTCGTTTACCAGGGTAGCCGCGACCACCTTACCATTGCGGGCAGAAGTTTGAATCGCAATCATGCCCTGAGTACCGCGACCATGGCGTGTATATTCTGAAATTGGCGTGCGCTTGCCGTAGCCGTTTTCGGTCGCAGTCAATACTGCTTGGCTTTCGTCGCCCGCCACCAGAAGCGCAATTACATGGTGCTTCGCGGCCAGCTTCATGCCGCGCACGCCGCGCGACACACGCCCCATGGAACGCACATCATTTTCGTCGAAACGTACCGCTTTGCCCCCATTGGAAAACAGCATTACGTCATGCTTGCCATCAGTCAATGCCACGCCAATCAGATAATCACCTTCATCCAGGTTAATGGCGATAATGCCAGCCTTGCGCGGGTTAGCGAAATCAGATAACGCGGTCTTTTTCACCGTGCCTTTGGCGGTGGCAAAGAATACATATTGATCGCCCGAGAACACTTTTACCGGCAGAATCGCGTTAATCTTCTCGCCACTCTCCAGCGGCAACAGATTAACAATTGGCCTACCGCGAGCGGTACGGGCACCCTGAGGTACGTCATACACCTTGATCCAGTACACTCGGCCCCGGCTGGAAAAGCACAAAATATAATCGTGTGTATTGGCGATAAACAGGTTATCTACAAAATCGTCCTCTTTAGGAGGAGCAGCCTGTTTACCCCGTCCACCACGCTTCTGCGCTACATATTCCGCTAATGGCTGCGCTTTCATGTAACCGCCATGCGACATCGTAACCACCACGTCCTCCGGCGTAATCAAATCTTCCATACTCATATCTTGTGTATGAGTGACAATTTCGCTACGACGCTTGTCGCCGTATTGCGCTTTAATCGCAACCAGCTCGTCGATGATAATTTGCGTTACGCGCTCTGGCTTGGCCAAGATATCGAGCAAATCGATAATCTTATCCATCACTTCGCGATATTCGCTGACGATTTTATCTTGCTCCAGCCCAGTTAAACGCTGCAAGCGCAGCTCCAGAATCGCTTGGGCTTGTATGTCCGAAAGCCGATAGGCGCGCTGCTCACCCTGCCCTGACATACCGAATTCCGGCGCCAGACTTTCTGGACGCGATGCATCGCTAACCCGGCTTAGTAACTCTTCGACCAGTGAAGATCGCCATGTCCGCGCCATTAAACCTTGCTTGGCAATCGCAGGCGTCGCGGCCGCTTTAATCAGCGCAATGATTTCATCCACATTGGAAAGTGCAACGGCCAAACCCTCTAGAATATGGCCTCGATCTCGCGCCTTGCGCAAGTCAAATATCGTGCGCCGCGTTACTACTTCGCGCCGATGACGCAGGAAAGCATCCAGGAATTGCTTCAAGTTAAGCAGCTTGGGCTGACCATCGGTCAAGGCCACCATGTTCATGCCGAAACTGTCCTGCAGCTGGGTCATTTTAAACAGTTGATTGAGTATTACTTCCGGCACTTCATTGCGCTTTAGTTCAATCACAGCACGCATTCCGGACTTATCCGATTCGTCGCGAATTTCGGAAATTCCCTCGATTTTCTTTTCGCGCACCAGCTCGCCAATTTTCATTAGCAAGGTGGCTTTATTCACTTGGTAGGGCAATTCATCGATAATGATGGCTTGGCGGTTATTTCCCTTTTCGATATCTTCGAAATGAGTGCGCGCACGCATTACCACACGCCCGCGACCGGTTCGGTAACCTTCCTTCACGCCTGCCAAACCATAAATAAAACCCGCAGTTGGAAAATCGGGCGCGGGAATATATTCGATCAATTGCTCGATATCCAGATCAGGGGTTTTCAGTAGCGCCAGACAGGCATCAACCACCTCGCCTAGATTATGCGGCGGAATATTAGTTGCCATACCAACGGCAATGCCGGTTGAACCATTGACCAACAGATTAGGGAAACGCGCCGGAAACACCAGCGGCTCATGCTCGGAGCCATCGTAATTGGGCCCGAAATCCACGGTCTCCTTGTCCAGATCGGCCAACAACTCGTGGGCAATACGCGCCATGCGAATTTCGGTATAACGCATCGCCGCCGCGTTATCACCATCCACCGAACCAAAGTTACCCTGACCATCCACCAAAGGATAACGCAGCGAAAATGTCTGCGCCATACGAACGATAGTGTCATACACCGCCGTATCTCCATGCGGATGATATTTACCGATCACGTCGCCCACTATGCGCGCCGATTTTTTGTAAGCCTTGTTCCAGTCGTTGGATAGCTCATGCATGGAAAACAACGCACGACGATGTACCGGTTTAAGACCATCACGCACATCAGGCAAGGCGCGTCCAACAATCACGCTCATTGCATAATCGAGATACGACTTGCGCATCTCATCTTCAAGACTAACTACCAGAATTTCTTTAGCGAATTGTTCCATAGGTATAGCGGGTGCTCTAAAATTTCTTGTAAAACAATTTGTAAGTTTAACATGTCCATCTCAAGCGAGACAAAACATAATTTCTTTGCTGCCCAGAACCTGAAATTAAGTCGCCTGACTGGCTGGCGGTTAAAGACAAGTTTTGTTACATTCTGTCCTTCATTCCGAATTATGGGCACATCATGACCAATGCTGATCCGCTTGAACTGGAAAAATTTAGTCAGCTCGCCCACCGCTGGTGGGATTCCAATAGCGAATTCAAACCACTACATGAAATCAACCCGCTGCGTCTGAACTATATCAACCGTATCGCGGCCCTGACCGGCAAAACTGTACTGGATGTAGGCTGCGGCGGCGGCATCCTGTCGGAAAGTATGGCCGCACTTGGCGCGCAGGTAACGGGCATTGACCTGAGCGACAAGGCGCTGCAAGTTGCCAGACTACACTTGCTGGAAAGTGGCCAGCAGGTGAACTACCGCAACATCGCCGTGGAAGACCTGGCGGCAGAACAGCCAGGCCACTATGATGTGGTCACTTGCATGGAATTACTCGAACATGTGCCCGATCCATCCAGCACCGTGGATGCCTGCGCGAAACTAGCCAAGCCGGGCGGTCATGTATTCTTTTCCACTTTAAACCGTAACCCGAAATCTTACCTTTTCGCGGTGATCGGCGCGGAATATTTACTTCATTTGCTGCCGCGGGGCACGCACGATTACGCTAAATTTATCAAACCGTCCGAACTCGCACAATTTTGCCGCAATGCAGGTCTTAATATAAGCGACATCAGTGGCATGAGTTACCATCCCCTCCATAAAACCTACTCACTCGGCCAGAACACTGACGTCAACTACCTGCTCGCCTGTCGTCGTGACTAGTGCCGTCCTGTTCGATCTCGACGGCACTTTTGCGGACACAGCACCCGACCTGGGCGCGGCCCTTAACCACCTGCTCAACCTGCATGGCAAGCCACCTTTGCCTTTGAAAACAATCCGTCCACAAGCATCGCATGGCACTCTTGGCTTACTAAAACTAGGTTTTAACATTGAACCAAATGCGCCAAGTTTTGCGGGTTTACGCGATGCCTTCCTGGATTATTATGCTAGCCATATTTGTGTCCACACCACCCTGTTTCCTGGAATGGCAGAACTGATCGAAATACTGGAACAACGTGGTTTGCCGTGGGGCATTGTTACCAATAAACCCCATCGCTTCACTCTACCGCTAATGCAAGCGCTGGGCTATGCGCAGCGCGCTGCCTGCCTGATCAGCGGCGATACATGTACGCGTGCCAAGCCCTTCCCGGATCCGCTACTGAAGGCCAGCGAATTGCTAAAAATCGTGCCACAACACTGCCTATATCTGGGTGATGACAAGCGCGATGCGGAAGCAGCACAGGCTGCCGGAATGCGCTGCATCATCGCACGCTATGGCTATCATGACTCCTCCCTGGAGGAATTATCCAACTGGCCTGCCCAAGGCGGAATTGATTTACCTTCTCAACTATTACAATATTTAAAAGATTGAAAAATCTGTTAATTTCACGAGGTGAATACAGAAGATATAGATAGACAAAATGATTACTGTAACAGACTCAGCCCTCTTTACAATATATTTGTACAAAGGCAAGGGAACTAATATTGTCGGGTCGACGTTTTCATATCAATTGCATTCAAATGTAACGTGCATAATATAACCTTGCGTTGATCGCATCATGACCAAAATTATCTGCAAGATTTCCATCTTACTATTCATCATTCTCCCGATAATCACCATCATTGCGGGACAGACTGGCTTATTCAATGGAAAACGCCCAACCGATCTTGGCCTGCGTGATGGCAAGCTAAAAGCACCCCTTGCAGAATCATCCAATAGCATCTCCAGTCAAGCGGCACTACATCCGCACAGCGACTACCACATCATTGCTCCGCTAGCATATCAAGGCGACGGTAAAGCAGCCTTTGTCAAACTAACCAATATAGTGCGCAACATGAATAACACAACGGTGATTTCCGCAGAACCCACTTATTTATACGCCGAATTCCAGAGCCGACTAATGAAATTCACCGATGACGTAGAGTTTGCGCTCGATGAATCGACTGGCGTTATTAACATGCGCTCTGCGTCACGCCTCGGCAAGAAGGATTTTGGAGCGAACAGGAGGAGGCTGGAAGCTATCCGGGCGGCATTCGGGAGTTAACACCAGCCTTAGAAACCTACACCCATTAAAAATTTATGCACCTGAATCATTCCAGTTGAACTTGGGTATGTGTCAAGCAGGCATTCAGATGTTGACGGGCGTAATTATGTCCGCATCGCGGACACATCCATAACCACAAAACTAGCAAGCTCATTATCAAAGAAAAGTGAAAGTTGAAATGCTCATTCGTACATCATCTTGATAACCTGCGTTGAGATAAGTAATTTGAGCCGCGTAACAATGTGCGATGTGGTACGGTATGCGCCATACTGTAAAGGATGATGAAGTGACAAAATTGTGGACACAGTCAGACAAACTATGTAGCTTGCTCAAGACTGGGGCAGTAAGAATGCTATGCGCAACAGCTATAACGCTGATAGGTTTAAACATTACGGGGTGCACCATCCCGAAACCGATCCCGGTTGTTGCAGCCGCCCCAATTCCGCCGCATGAACCCAACGAGGTACAGCAACGTGAAATCGAGCGTCTGCAACAGCAGCTGGCGGAAAAAGAAGTGTTAATCCGAAACTTGAACGCTCGTCAACAGGGCCAGGCCAAAGCGTTACAAGAAACCACCAGTCAAGTCACTCGCGAACAGGTGCGGCTACGGCGACTAGCTACACAGCCTGGTGCCGCCTCATCTATCGCGGAAGTAGAAGTCGCTCTGGCAAGTTTGAAATCATCCCAGATCACAACACCCGAACAAACACTACAAGCACAACGTCTCCTTGATGCCGCTACGGCGTCCTACGCCAAAGGAAACTACGGCACAGCCATGGATCACGCCGCACAGACACGAGAATTTATCGACATGGTGAAGGATAACCGCACCCGCAAGGCGTCAGACCCACGTCTTGCGATGGTACCATTCAATGTCCCCATTCCGTTACGCGCCAAGAGCAACATCAATCTGCGCCGAGAACCATTCGGCAGTGCGGTTAAGTTTGGTGCACTAAAAAAAGACTCCGCGCTAACTGCGCAGGCCTATCTGGGTGACTGGCTACACGTGCAGACCAGTGATGAGCGTTTTGGATGGGTACTAAACACTCTGGTGGAGGTGCGGGTGACTGATCTTAATCACTAGCCCTACTATGTCACAAACGTAATATCGGACTTATCCACCATAATATAGAGCTCGCTAAATCCGCGATTACACATTAACTATTATGGTTGGTTATTGAATTCGCCCACAGTAAGACTAATAGTCTATTCAGATAAATGGCTTAGCTGACTCCTAAAGATTTACTCTGGCGTGTCGAGATATCCGATAGGAGGTGTTATGCAACATCAGAAAATGTGGGAACTGGCCGAGTGGATAGATTTTCTCAGTCAAGTCGATATTCCGGTATTGAAACAAACCGCACGCAATCTGTCTGCATTGCGCCAACATGAAAAAAACCTTAGTGCGCGAGGTGTTGCCCATATTATCAACTTCGACCCCATGATGACCGTCAAGCTGCTGCGCCATCTGCAGCAGCAAAAGCACGCCAGCCAAGAGCATGAAGTGATGCAGGTGGATCAAGCATTAATGATGTTGGGTCTCGATACATTTTTTAAAAAAGTGCCGGCAGAACCACTGGCGGAAACAGTTCTAAGCGGGCAGATGGATGCCTTGAGCTGTTTGTTGCGAGTAATACACCGTTCAAACCGCGCATCCACTTTCGCTGTGGATTGGGCAGTGCGCTTGAGTGATATGCATTTTGAAGAAGTTCGCATCGCTGCGTTGTTATTTGATATTGCCGAACTGCTAATGTGGTGCTTTGCACCTGTAGATATGCTGAAAATCCGTGCCCTGCAGCAACAGGATAGAACATTGCGTAGCAATGATGCGCAGGAACGGGTGTTGGGCTTTACATTGTTTCATTTGCAATCTGCATTGGCATTAAAATGGTCACTACCCAAGCTGTTGATCACGCTGATGGATGGCGAATGTGCCAATCAACAACGCGTGCGTAATGTCTTTCTCGCCGTCAATCTTGCGCGCCATTCTGCCAATGGCTGGAATGATGCGGCTCTGCCCGATGACTATGCTGATATCGGCAAACTCCTGCATATGCAGCCGGAAGAAGTGAAGGTTATGGTTGGTGCGCAAGAGAAAAACTAATGCGCTCCTGACAAACTGAACTCCTGATTTTTTTCAATGAAAAATCCTTCACCCACTCAGTAGGTTAAATTTTTTGTAGCTGCCGCGCGGTAGAGAGTACTTGTTGCGCAAGATTGTGGGCTAAGCAATCAAATTCGATAATTTCCGGCATGCCGCGCAGCCAGGTAAGCTGTCGCTTAGCCAGTTGACGCGTAGCGGCGATGCCTTTGTCCAATAACTCTGTTTCGTTTATTTCACCGGCGAGAAACTGCCATGCCTGACGATAGCCCACGCAGCGCATGGAGGGCAGGTTAGGATGCAGCGAATATTTTTCTTTAAGTGTAAGCAATTCATCTACCAAGCCGAGTTTAAGCATGGCAACAAATCGTGTGGCGATACGTGCATGCAACTTGCTACGTTCACTTGGAATAAGTGCAATCTGCATGACGTGATAAGGCAACGGATATTTGTTTTGCTGCTTGAATAGCGCGGACATTGGTTGGCCGGAGAGTTGATACACTTCCAGCGCACGCTGGATACGCTGCGCGTCGTTTGGCTTTAGAAGTGCCGCCGTTTCCGGATCAACCTGGGCCAATT
This genomic interval from Candidatus Nitrotoga sp. AM1P contains the following:
- the miaA gene encoding tRNA (adenosine(37)-N6)-dimethylallyltransferase MiaA encodes the protein MNTLPPALFLMGPTASGKTQVAVELAQQLPVEIISVDSALVYRDMNIGTAKPEAVVLAHAPHHLINIIDPTNAYSAAAFRHDALRLMNDITQRGRIPLLVGGTMLYFRVLRFGLNELPQADSKVRAALDEQSDRLGWPALHAELAQVDPETAALLKPNDAQRIQRALEVYQLSGQPMSALFKQQNKYPLPYHVMQIALIPSERSKLHARIATRFVAMLKLGLVDELLTLKEKYSLHPNLPSMRCVGYRQAWQFLAGEINETELLDKGIAATRQLAKRQLTWLRGMPEIIEFDCLAHNLAQQVLSTARQLQKI
- the gph gene encoding phosphoglycolate phosphatase (PGP is an essential enzyme in the glycolate salvage pathway in higher organisms (photorespiration in plants). Phosphoglycolate results from the oxidase activity of RubisCO in the Calvin cycle when concentrations of carbon dioxide are low relative to oxygen. This enzyme is a member of the Haloacid Dehalogenase (HAD) superfamily of aspartate-nucleophile hydrolase enzymes (PF00702).), which produces MTSAVLFDLDGTFADTAPDLGAALNHLLNLHGKPPLPLKTIRPQASHGTLGLLKLGFNIEPNAPSFAGLRDAFLDYYASHICVHTTLFPGMAELIEILEQRGLPWGIVTNKPHRFTLPLMQALGYAQRAACLISGDTCTRAKPFPDPLLKASELLKIVPQHCLYLGDDKRDAEAAQAAGMRCIIARYGYHDSSLEELSNWPAQGGIDLPSQLLQYLKD
- the gyrA gene encoding DNA gyrase subunit A produces the protein MEQFAKEILVVSLEDEMRKSYLDYAMSVIVGRALPDVRDGLKPVHRRALFSMHELSNDWNKAYKKSARIVGDVIGKYHPHGDTAVYDTIVRMAQTFSLRYPLVDGQGNFGSVDGDNAAAMRYTEIRMARIAHELLADLDKETVDFGPNYDGSEHEPLVFPARFPNLLVNGSTGIAVGMATNIPPHNLGEVVDACLALLKTPDLDIEQLIEYIPAPDFPTAGFIYGLAGVKEGYRTGRGRVVMRARTHFEDIEKGNNRQAIIIDELPYQVNKATLLMKIGELVREKKIEGISEIRDESDKSGMRAVIELKRNEVPEVILNQLFKMTQLQDSFGMNMVALTDGQPKLLNLKQFLDAFLRHRREVVTRRTIFDLRKARDRGHILEGLAVALSNVDEIIALIKAAATPAIAKQGLMARTWRSSLVEELLSRVSDASRPESLAPEFGMSGQGEQRAYRLSDIQAQAILELRLQRLTGLEQDKIVSEYREVMDKIIDLLDILAKPERVTQIIIDELVAIKAQYGDKRRSEIVTHTQDMSMEDLITPEDVVVTMSHGGYMKAQPLAEYVAQKRGGRGKQAAPPKEDDFVDNLFIANTHDYILCFSSRGRVYWIKVYDVPQGARTARGRPIVNLLPLESGEKINAILPVKVFSGDQYVFFATAKGTVKKTALSDFANPRKAGIIAINLDEGDYLIGVALTDGKHDVMLFSNGGKAVRFDENDVRSMGRVSRGVRGMKLAAKHHVIALLVAGDESQAVLTATENGYGKRTPISEYTRHGRGTQGMIAIQTSARNGKVVAATLVNEEDEIMLIGTNGVLIRTRVKEIREMSRSTQGVTLINLGKDDKLAGLSRIADPEPEDLSHLIKPIKD
- a CDS encoding DUF1499 domain-containing protein — encoded protein: MTKIICKISILLFIILPIITIIAGQTGLFNGKRPTDLGLRDGKLKAPLAESSNSISSQAALHPHSDYHIIAPLAYQGDGKAAFVKLTNIVRNMNNTTVISAEPTYLYAEFQSRLMKFTDDVEFALDESTGVINMRSASRLGKKDFGANRRRLEAIRAAFGS
- the ubiG gene encoding bifunctional 2-polyprenyl-6-hydroxyphenol methylase/3-demethylubiquinol 3-O-methyltransferase UbiG, which codes for MTNADPLELEKFSQLAHRWWDSNSEFKPLHEINPLRLNYINRIAALTGKTVLDVGCGGGILSESMAALGAQVTGIDLSDKALQVARLHLLESGQQVNYRNIAVEDLAAEQPGHYDVVTCMELLEHVPDPSSTVDACAKLAKPGGHVFFSTLNRNPKSYLFAVIGAEYLLHLLPRGTHDYAKFIKPSELAQFCRNAGLNISDISGMSYHPLHKTYSLGQNTDVNYLLACRRD
- a CDS encoding HDOD domain-containing protein; amino-acid sequence: MQHQKMWELAEWIDFLSQVDIPVLKQTARNLSALRQHEKNLSARGVAHIINFDPMMTVKLLRHLQQQKHASQEHEVMQVDQALMMLGLDTFFKKVPAEPLAETVLSGQMDALSCLLRVIHRSNRASTFAVDWAVRLSDMHFEEVRIAALLFDIAELLMWCFAPVDMLKIRALQQQDRTLRSNDAQERVLGFTLFHLQSALALKWSLPKLLITLMDGECANQQRVRNVFLAVNLARHSANGWNDAALPDDYADIGKLLHMQPEEVKVMVGAQEKN